One region of Olleya sp. Hel_I_94 genomic DNA includes:
- a CDS encoding DUF6909 family protein → MSSMIKQHERTRAQESSNAIERMYITMRHLFNRGFYKPMGVSGETLREALLVLRPEIYGSISEEKAELEGLLYVIDRLPHGIEECRFINLTSDEGYKDSHFEAIIPPKRRRNCYRIDDEQMNIEITRGRSEIYDILTHLTFLFVESHKISKRVIIDENGATTRDWQKLEAAVLNKKKLTQKEREIAITHTANILGRTFKELSTVYNVFALPNKPERLLHIVYWLGKLAIDEVVNNNKRTVTFSPVLRERLGHHIHGEIWANTIKNTLKKEGLLERPIHIISANLHSVMNTLYSPIALKAETSKTEIFKVYEALSQSDNKALRNKVTQKALQQGMIFIPDTSGTNIDVQIFDTAKLDLSKTDLNLPKQDKNSEAPVLFVMDYAFGEQAYETIDEFLKPFREGDTKTHLNIESISIMGKAGILEGAKGDIMIPSAHIFEGTADNYPFENELNKSDLENQGVAVYEGSMITVLGTSLQNKDILKFFYNSTWNVIGLEMEGAHYQKAIQAASKVRGSINPNVKVRYAYYASDNPLESGGTLASGGLGTSGVKPTYLITRKILQQIFN, encoded by the coding sequence ATGAGTAGTATGATAAAACAACATGAAAGAACGAGAGCTCAAGAAAGCTCAAATGCAATAGAACGTATGTATATTACGATGCGTCACTTGTTTAATAGAGGGTTTTATAAACCAATGGGTGTGTCTGGAGAGACACTTCGTGAAGCATTATTAGTGCTTAGACCAGAAATTTATGGATCTATATCTGAAGAAAAAGCGGAGCTTGAAGGGTTACTTTACGTAATTGATAGATTGCCTCATGGAATTGAAGAGTGTCGATTTATTAATCTAACTAGTGATGAAGGCTATAAGGATTCTCATTTTGAAGCTATAATTCCGCCAAAACGAAGAAGAAACTGCTATCGTATTGATGATGAGCAAATGAATATTGAAATCACTAGAGGTCGCTCTGAGATTTATGATATATTAACGCATTTAACCTTTTTATTTGTCGAATCCCATAAAATTAGTAAGCGAGTTATTATTGATGAAAATGGCGCAACTACAAGAGATTGGCAAAAGCTAGAAGCAGCAGTATTAAACAAGAAAAAATTAACGCAAAAAGAACGTGAAATTGCTATCACGCATACCGCAAATATTTTAGGACGCACGTTTAAGGAACTGTCTACCGTTTATAACGTTTTTGCATTGCCAAATAAACCAGAGCGTTTATTACATATTGTATATTGGTTAGGTAAATTAGCAATTGATGAGGTTGTTAATAATAATAAACGTACTGTAACATTTAGTCCAGTGTTAAGAGAACGATTAGGTCACCATATCCATGGTGAAATCTGGGCTAACACGATAAAAAATACACTTAAAAAAGAAGGTCTTTTAGAAAGACCAATCCATATTATTAGTGCCAATTTACATAGTGTCATGAATACACTATACTCTCCAATTGCATTAAAAGCCGAAACCTCTAAAACCGAAATTTTTAAAGTGTACGAAGCCTTAAGCCAAAGCGATAATAAAGCGTTGCGTAACAAGGTCACCCAAAAGGCGTTGCAACAAGGTATGATTTTTATTCCAGACACTTCTGGAACAAATATAGATGTTCAGATTTTTGATACTGCTAAGCTTGACTTATCAAAGACAGACTTAAACTTACCAAAACAAGATAAAAATTCTGAAGCACCTGTGCTTTTTGTTATGGATTATGCTTTTGGAGAACAAGCGTATGAAACAATTGACGAGTTTTTAAAACCGTTTAGAGAAGGAGACACTAAAACACATCTAAATATTGAGTCTATCTCAATAATGGGTAAAGCAGGTATATTAGAAGGCGCAAAAGGAGACATAATGATACCTTCTGCACATATTTTTGAAGGAACAGCAGATAATTATCCTTTTGAAAATGAGTTAAACAAATCTGATCTAGAAAATCAAGGTGTTGCAGTATATGAAGGAAGTATGATTACCGTTTTAGGAACATCACTTCAAAATAAGGATATCTTAAAGTTTTTTTATAATTCTACCTGGAATGTAATTGGACTTGAAATGGAAGGTGCGCATTATCAAAAAGCAATACAAGCAGCATCTAAAGTTAGAGGTAGTATAAATCCAAACGTAAAAGTAAGATACGCATATTATGCTAGTGATAATCCATTGGAATCTGGTGGAACATTAGCTTCTGGAGGACTAGGTACTTCAGGTGTGAAACCAACCTATTTAATTACTAGGAAAATTTTACAACAAATATTTAATTAA
- a CDS encoding twin-arginine translocase TatA/TatE family subunit, with translation MISASIFLGMPGPTSMIIIVVAILLLFGGKKIPELMRGLGSGIKEFKDASKDEEDNKDKK, from the coding sequence ATGATTTCAGCAAGTATATTTTTAGGTATGCCAGGACCAACATCAATGATAATAATAGTGGTAGCGATATTACTTTTATTTGGTGGAAAGAAAATTCCAGAATTAATGCGTGGACTAGGTAGCGGAATTAAAGAGTTTAAAGACGCTAGTAAAGACGAAGAAGACAATAAAGATAAAAAGTAA
- a CDS encoding M23 family metallopeptidase: MVKSEKKSKKIKKKLLHKYRLVILNDDTFEERLSLNLTRLNVFILGTISAILLIVLTTILIAFTPLKEYIPGYSSTTLKKKAVKLSFQTDSLQRTIDLNEKYFASIKQVLQGEVSTVKFNKDSIIQAAKLEASQVDLNPIKEDSILRQKVDKEDKYSLFETATSKANFVLFPPVNGTISENYNVKTKHYAVDVVVAKDTPIKSTADGTVIFAEWTAQTGHVIIIEHSQGLISVYKHNASLTKAQGDLVKAGEVIATAGNTGELSTGPHLHFELWSDGYPVNPTNFIDFK; encoded by the coding sequence ATGGTAAAATCTGAAAAAAAATCTAAAAAAATTAAGAAGAAACTACTTCACAAGTACCGTTTAGTTATTTTAAACGATGATACTTTTGAAGAACGCCTTTCACTTAATTTAACGCGTTTAAACGTGTTTATACTTGGAACAATATCTGCTATTTTATTAATTGTTTTAACCACTATATTAATAGCTTTTACACCCTTAAAGGAATATATTCCAGGATATTCATCCACAACACTTAAAAAGAAAGCTGTTAAATTAAGTTTTCAAACAGATTCTTTACAACGTACTATTGATTTAAACGAAAAATATTTTGCGTCTATAAAACAAGTGTTACAAGGCGAAGTCAGTACAGTTAAGTTTAATAAAGATTCTATAATACAGGCTGCTAAATTAGAAGCTAGTCAAGTTGATTTAAATCCAATTAAAGAAGATTCGATCCTTAGACAAAAAGTAGATAAAGAAGATAAATATAGCTTGTTTGAAACCGCTACTTCCAAAGCAAATTTTGTTTTATTTCCACCAGTAAATGGTACAATTAGCGAAAACTATAACGTTAAAACTAAACACTACGCTGTGGATGTTGTCGTTGCTAAAGACACGCCTATAAAATCTACTGCAGATGGAACTGTAATTTTTGCCGAGTGGACTGCTCAAACTGGTCACGTTATTATAATCGAACATAGTCAAGGTCTAATATCTGTATACAAACACAACGCTTCCTTAACTAAAGCGCAAGGCGATTTGGTTAAAGCAGGAGAAGTGATTGCTACAGCAGGAAATACAGGCGAGTTATCTACAGGTCCACACCTTCATTTTGAATTATGGAGTGACGGTTATCCAGTAAACCCAACTAATTTTATAGATTTTAAATAA
- a CDS encoding GH3 auxin-responsive promoter family protein produces the protein MPSIKAALAKPFAKRIYKKVQKWANNPIQTQDKVFKDLISQASSTTFGIDHDFISINNYQDFVKRVPIRDYEDLKPYVDKVVAGQENILWPGKPLYFAKTSGTTSGAKYIPLTKDSMPNHVNAARNAILLYIHETGNAKFVDGKMIFLQGSPVLKEQNGIQLGRLSGIVAHFVPKYLQKNRMPSWETNCIEDWETKVEAIVEETVNQDMSIISGIPSWVQMYFEKLQQKTGKNVGDIFKNFNLFIFGGVNYEPYRAKFENLIGRKVDSIELYPASEGFFAFQDKQNEKGMLLQLDSGMFYEFVKADQFFDKNPKRITIKDVEVGVNYVMIISTNAGLWAYNIGDTIMFTDTKPYRVIVSGRIKHFISAFGEHVIGKEVEQAMKEATQGTDIRINEFTVAPQINPEIGLPYHEWFVEFENAPKDISALAKKIDASLQKQNSYYLDLIEGKVLQPLKISKVNKNGFQNYMKSIGKLGGQNKIPRLANDRKIADALKPHILAK, from the coding sequence ATGCCATCAATTAAAGCAGCTTTAGCTAAACCATTTGCAAAACGCATTTATAAAAAAGTGCAAAAATGGGCCAATAACCCAATTCAAACACAAGATAAAGTGTTTAAAGATCTTATTAGCCAAGCCTCAAGTACAACCTTTGGTATTGATCACGATTTTATTAGTATTAATAATTATCAAGACTTTGTAAAACGTGTACCAATTAGGGATTATGAAGACCTTAAACCTTATGTCGACAAGGTTGTGGCTGGTCAAGAGAATATTTTATGGCCAGGAAAACCATTATATTTTGCAAAAACTTCAGGTACAACTTCAGGCGCAAAATATATTCCGTTAACTAAAGACAGTATGCCAAACCATGTAAACGCAGCTAGAAATGCTATTTTGCTTTACATACATGAAACAGGAAACGCCAAATTTGTAGACGGAAAAATGATTTTTTTACAAGGAAGCCCAGTTTTAAAAGAACAAAATGGGATACAACTAGGTCGACTATCTGGTATTGTAGCGCACTTTGTCCCTAAATATCTTCAAAAAAATAGAATGCCATCATGGGAAACTAATTGTATTGAGGATTGGGAAACTAAAGTAGAAGCAATAGTCGAGGAGACAGTTAATCAAGATATGTCAATAATATCCGGAATTCCTTCGTGGGTACAAATGTATTTTGAAAAACTGCAACAAAAAACAGGTAAAAATGTAGGAGACATATTTAAAAATTTCAACCTATTTATTTTTGGCGGTGTTAACTATGAACCTTATCGTGCAAAATTTGAAAACTTAATAGGTCGAAAAGTAGATAGTATTGAATTGTATCCAGCAAGTGAAGGATTTTTTGCTTTTCAGGACAAACAAAATGAGAAAGGAATGTTATTGCAACTTGATTCTGGAATGTTTTACGAGTTTGTAAAAGCTGACCAGTTTTTTGATAAAAATCCTAAACGTATTACGATTAAAGATGTGGAGGTTGGCGTTAATTATGTCATGATTATATCCACTAATGCTGGTTTATGGGCTTATAATATCGGAGATACTATAATGTTTACAGACACAAAACCCTATAGAGTTATTGTATCTGGTAGAATAAAACATTTTATTTCGGCTTTTGGAGAACATGTTATTGGTAAAGAGGTCGAACAAGCCATGAAAGAGGCTACACAAGGGACAGATATAAGAATAAATGAGTTTACAGTTGCGCCACAAATTAATCCAGAAATAGGATTACCATATCATGAATGGTTTGTAGAATTTGAAAACGCACCAAAAGACATTTCTGCTTTAGCAAAAAAAATAGACGCTTCGTTGCAAAAACAAAACAGTTATTACTTAGATTTGATAGAGGGAAAAGTATTACAACCTTTAAAAATTAGTAAGGTTAATAAAAATGGATTTCAAAATTACATGAAATCTATTGGTAAACTAGGAGGTCAAAATAAAATACCACGTCTAGCTAATGACCGCAAAATAGCTGACGCTTTAAAACCACATATTTTAGCTAAATAA